In Dioscorea cayenensis subsp. rotundata cultivar TDr96_F1 chromosome 26, TDr96_F1_v2_PseudoChromosome.rev07_lg8_w22 25.fasta, whole genome shotgun sequence, the following proteins share a genomic window:
- the LOC120253191 gene encoding uncharacterized protein LOC120253191 produces MKKQQVEEEHNLNDAITTTITTTDGRVLTISNFISTFDESAKKRLEIMNQKLRGMEMQMEALEAEMSKAITFSD; encoded by the exons ATGAAGAAGCAACAAGTTGAAGAAGAGCATAACTTGAATGATGCTATTACAACAACTATTACCACCACTGATGGCAGAGTTTTAACCATTTCTAACTTCATTTCAACCTTTG ATGAAAGTGCAAAGAAGAGGTTAGAGATAATGAATCAAAAGCTGAGAGGAATGGAGATGCAGATGGAGGCACTGGAGGCTGAGATGAGCAAGGCTATTACCTTTTCTGACTAA